One window from the genome of Clupea harengus chromosome 19, Ch_v2.0.2, whole genome shotgun sequence encodes:
- the ago4 gene encoding protein argonaute-4 isoform X3: protein MEALGPESPPGPPAPTSLFQPPRRPGLGTVGKPIRLLANHFQVQIPKIDVYHYDIDIKPEKRPRRVNREVVDTMVRHFKMQIFGDRQPGYDGKRNMYTAHPLPIGRDRVDLEVTLPGEGKDQTFKVSLQWVSVVSLQMLIDALSGHHPEVPEDCVQALDVITRHLPSMRYTPVGRSFFSPPEGYYHPLGGGREVWFGFHQSVRPAMWNMMLNIDVSATAFYRAQPVIEFMCEVLDIQNINEQTKPLTDSQRVKFTKEIRVSVSGLSKGLKVEVTHCGQMKRKYRVCNVTRRPASHQTFPLQLENGQAMECTVAQYFKQKYSLQLKYPHLPCLQVGQEQKHTYLPLEVCNIVAGQRCIKKLTDNQTSTMIKATARSAPDRQEEISRLVKSNSMVGGPDPYLKEFGIVVHNDMTEVTGRVLPAPMLQYGGRVSTDTGRDCGRNKTVATPNQGVWDMRGKQFYAGIEIKVWAVACFAPQKQCREDLLKSFTDQLRKISKDAGMPIQGQPCFCKYAQGADSVEPMFKHLKMSYVGLQLIVVILPGKTPVYAEVKRVGDTLLGMATQCVQVKNVVKTSPQTLSNLCLKINAKLGGINNVLVPHQRPSVFQQPVIFLGADVTHPPAGDGKKPSIAAVVGSMDGHPSRYCATVRVQTSRQDLAQEQLYSQEVIQDLTNMVRELLIQFYKATRFKPTRIIYYRGGVSEGQMKQVAWPELIAIRKACISLEEDYRPGITYIVVQKRHHTRLFCSDKAERVGKSGNVPAGTTVDSTITHPSEFDFYLCSHAGIQGTSRPSHYHVLWDDNCFTADELQLLTYQLCHTYVRCTRSVSIPAPAYYARLVAFRARYHLVDKDHDSAEGSHVSGQSNGRDPLALAKAVQIHYDTQHTMYFA, encoded by the exons ATGGAAGCGCTCGGACCCG AATCTCCCCCAGGCCCGCCCGCCCCTACCTCCCTCTTTCAACCGCCGCGGCGGCCCGGCCTGGGCACCGTTGGGAAGCCGATTCGCCTGCTGGCCAATCACTTCCAGGTGCAGATCCCCAAGATCGACGTCTACCACTATGACATCGACATCAAGCCTGAGAAAAGACCACGGAGggtcaacag agagGTGGTTGACACCATGGTCAGGCACTTCAAGATGCAGATCTTTGGGGACCGGCAGCCTGGATACGATGGCAAGAGGAACATGTATACAGCCCATCCGCTGCCCATTGGAAGGGACCGG GTGGATCTCGAGGTGACTCTGCCAGGTGAAGGGAAGGACCAGACTTTCAAAGTGTCTCTGCAGTGGGTGTCCGTGGTGAGCCTGCAGATGCTCATTGATGCCCTTTCCGGTCATCATCCGGAGGTCCCAGAGGATTGTGTGCAGGCGCTGGATGTCATCACCCGTCATCTGCCCTCCATGAG ATACACCCCGGTCGGCCGCTCTTTCTTCTCTCCGCCCGAGGGCTACTACCACCCCCTCGGTGGAGGCAGGGAGGTGTGGTTCGGCTTCCATCAGTCCGTCCGCCCAGCTATGTGGAACATGATGCTCAACATTGATG TTTCAGCCACTGCCTTCTACCGAGCCCAGCCTGTCATCGAGTTCATGTGTGAAGTCTTGGACATCCAGAACATCAATGAGCAGACCAAACCCCTCACAGATTCGCAACGTGTCAAGTTCACCAAGGAGattagag tttctgtttctgGGCTTTCTAAAGGACTGAAAGTGGAGGTCACCCACTGCGGTCAGATGAAGAGGAAGTACCGTGTGTGCAATGTTACCCGCCGCCCAGCCAGCCATCAGAC GTTCCCCCTCCAGCTAGAAAATGGCCAAGCCATGGAGTGCACTGTGGCTCAGTATTTCAAACAAAAGTACAGCCTGCAGCTCAAATACCCCCACCTTCCCTGCCTCCAGGTGGGGCAGGAACAGAAGCACACCTATCTGCCCCTGGAG gtttGTAATATAGTAGCAGGCCAACGGTGCATAAAGAAGCTGACGGATAACCAGACCTCCACTATGATCAAAGCCACAGCCCGCTCAGCACCCGACCGACAGGAGGAGATCAGCAGGCTG GTCAAAAGCAACAGTATGGTGGGCGGCCCCGACCCCTACCTGAAAGAGTTTGGCATAGTCGTGCACAACGACATGACGGAGGTCACCGGGCGAGTCCTCCCAGCGCCCATGCTGCAGTATGGGGGCCGGGTGAGTACTGACACTGGGAGGGACTGTGGCAGG AACAAGACGGTGGCCACGCCCAATCAGGGCGTGTGGGATATGAGGGGGAAGCAGTTCTACGCCGGCATCGAGATCAAGGTGTGGGCTGTAGCCTGCTTCGCCCCTCAGAAGCAGTGCCGAGAGGACCTACTCAA GAGCTTCACAGACCAACTGAGGAAGATCTCGAAAGACGCTGGCATGCCCATCCAGGGACAGCCCTGCTTCTGCAAGTACGCCCAGGGAGCCGACAGCGTGGAGCCCATGTTCAAACACCTCAAGATGTCCTACGTGGGCCTGCAGCTCATCGTTGTGATCCTGCCTGGAAAGACTCCCGTCTATG CGGAGGTGAAGCGCGTTGGGGATACTCTCCTGGGTATGGCCACCCAGTGTGTCCAGGTGAAGAACGTGGTGAAGACGTCCCCCCAGACCCTGTCCAACCTCTGCCTCAAGATCAACGCCAAGCTAGGCGGCATCAACAACGTCCTGGTGCCCCATCAGAG GCCCTCCGTGTTCCAGCAGCCTGTCATCTTCCTGGGGGCGGACGTGACTCACCCTCCGGCGGGCGATGGCAAGAAACCGTCCATCGCAGCGGTGGTGGGCAGCATGGACGGCCACCCCAGCCGCTACTGCGCCACGGTGCGCGTGCAGACCTCGCGGCAGGACCTGGCCCAGGAGCAGCTCTACAGCCAGGAGGTCATCCAGGACCTCACCAACATGGTGCGCGAGCTGCTCATCCAGTTCTACAAGGCCACGCGCTTCAAGCCCACACGCATTATCTACTACCGAGGCGGGGTGTCCGAGGGACAGATGAAGCag GTGGCTTGGCCAGAGCTGATCGCCATCAGGAAGGCCTGTATTAGCCTGGAGGAGGACTACCGGCCGGGCATTACCTACATCGTGGTGCAGAAACGCCACCACACCCGCCTCTTCTGCTCCGACAAGGCTGAGCGG GTGGGGAAGAGTGGCAACGTCCCAGCAGGCACCACAGTCGACAGCACCATTACCCATCCCTCAGAGTTTGACTTCTACCTTTGCAGCCATGCGGGCATTCAG GGCACCAGCCGGCCCTCCCACTACCACGTCCTGTGGGATGACAACTGCTTCACGGCGGACGAGCTGCAGCTGCTCACCTACCAGCTGTGCCACACCTACGTGCGCTGCACCCGCTCCGTCTCCATCCCCGCGCCAGCCTACTACGCCCGCCTGGTGGCCTTCCGGGCACGCTACCACCTGGTGGACAAAGACCACGACAG TGCGGAGGGCAGCCATGTCTCGGGCCAGAGTAACGGTCGTGACCCTCTGGCCCTGGCCAAGGCGGTCCAGATTCATTATGACACCCAGCACACCATGTACTTCGCCTGA
- the ago4 gene encoding protein argonaute-4 isoform X1, which translates to MEALGPESPPGPPAPTSLFQPPRRPGLGTVGKPIRLLANHFQVQIPKIDVYHYDIDIKPEKRPRRVNREVVDTMVRHFKMQIFGDRQPGYDGKRNMYTAHPLPIGRDRVDLEVTLPGEGKDQTFKVSLQWVSVVSLQMLIDALSGHHPEVPEDCVQALDVITRHLPSMRYTPVGRSFFSPPEGYYHPLGGGREVWFGFHQSVRPAMWNMMLNIDVSATAFYRAQPVIEFMCEVLDIQNINEQTKPLTDSQRVKFTKEIRVSVSGLSKGLKVEVTHCGQMKRKYRVCNVTRRPASHQTFPLQLENGQAMECTVAQYFKQKYSLQLKYPHLPCLQVGQEQKHTYLPLEVCNIVAGQRCIKKLTDNQTSTMIKATARSAPDRQEEISRLVKSNSMVGGPDPYLKEFGIVVHNDMTEVTGRVLPAPMLQYGGRVSTDTGRDCGRGLSPQNKTVATPNQGVWDMRGKQFYAGIEIKVWAVACFAPQKQCREDLLKSFTDQLRKISKDAGMPIQGQPCFCKYAQGADSVEPMFKHLKMSYVGLQLIVVILPGKTPVYAEVKRVGDTLLGMATQCVQVKNVVKTSPQTLSNLCLKINAKLGGINNVLVPHQRPSVFQQPVIFLGADVTHPPAGDGKKPSIAAVVGSMDGHPSRYCATVRVQTSRQDLAQEQLYSQEVIQDLTNMVRELLIQFYKATRFKPTRIIYYRGGVSEGQMKQVAWPELIAIRKACISLEEDYRPGITYIVVQKRHHTRLFCSDKAERVGKSGNVPAGTTVDSTITHPSEFDFYLCSHAGIQGTSRPSHYHVLWDDNCFTADELQLLTYQLCHTYVRCTRSVSIPAPAYYARLVAFRARYHLVDKDHDSAEGSHVSGQSNGRDPLALAKAVQIHYDTQHTMYFA; encoded by the exons ATGGAAGCGCTCGGACCCG AATCTCCCCCAGGCCCGCCCGCCCCTACCTCCCTCTTTCAACCGCCGCGGCGGCCCGGCCTGGGCACCGTTGGGAAGCCGATTCGCCTGCTGGCCAATCACTTCCAGGTGCAGATCCCCAAGATCGACGTCTACCACTATGACATCGACATCAAGCCTGAGAAAAGACCACGGAGggtcaacag agagGTGGTTGACACCATGGTCAGGCACTTCAAGATGCAGATCTTTGGGGACCGGCAGCCTGGATACGATGGCAAGAGGAACATGTATACAGCCCATCCGCTGCCCATTGGAAGGGACCGG GTGGATCTCGAGGTGACTCTGCCAGGTGAAGGGAAGGACCAGACTTTCAAAGTGTCTCTGCAGTGGGTGTCCGTGGTGAGCCTGCAGATGCTCATTGATGCCCTTTCCGGTCATCATCCGGAGGTCCCAGAGGATTGTGTGCAGGCGCTGGATGTCATCACCCGTCATCTGCCCTCCATGAG ATACACCCCGGTCGGCCGCTCTTTCTTCTCTCCGCCCGAGGGCTACTACCACCCCCTCGGTGGAGGCAGGGAGGTGTGGTTCGGCTTCCATCAGTCCGTCCGCCCAGCTATGTGGAACATGATGCTCAACATTGATG TTTCAGCCACTGCCTTCTACCGAGCCCAGCCTGTCATCGAGTTCATGTGTGAAGTCTTGGACATCCAGAACATCAATGAGCAGACCAAACCCCTCACAGATTCGCAACGTGTCAAGTTCACCAAGGAGattagag tttctgtttctgGGCTTTCTAAAGGACTGAAAGTGGAGGTCACCCACTGCGGTCAGATGAAGAGGAAGTACCGTGTGTGCAATGTTACCCGCCGCCCAGCCAGCCATCAGAC GTTCCCCCTCCAGCTAGAAAATGGCCAAGCCATGGAGTGCACTGTGGCTCAGTATTTCAAACAAAAGTACAGCCTGCAGCTCAAATACCCCCACCTTCCCTGCCTCCAGGTGGGGCAGGAACAGAAGCACACCTATCTGCCCCTGGAG gtttGTAATATAGTAGCAGGCCAACGGTGCATAAAGAAGCTGACGGATAACCAGACCTCCACTATGATCAAAGCCACAGCCCGCTCAGCACCCGACCGACAGGAGGAGATCAGCAGGCTG GTCAAAAGCAACAGTATGGTGGGCGGCCCCGACCCCTACCTGAAAGAGTTTGGCATAGTCGTGCACAACGACATGACGGAGGTCACCGGGCGAGTCCTCCCAGCGCCCATGCTGCAGTATGGGGGCCGGGTGAGTACTGACACTGGGAGGGACTGTGGCAGG GGACTCTCTCCCCAGAACAAGACGGTGGCCACGCCCAATCAGGGCGTGTGGGATATGAGGGGGAAGCAGTTCTACGCCGGCATCGAGATCAAGGTGTGGGCTGTAGCCTGCTTCGCCCCTCAGAAGCAGTGCCGAGAGGACCTACTCAA GAGCTTCACAGACCAACTGAGGAAGATCTCGAAAGACGCTGGCATGCCCATCCAGGGACAGCCCTGCTTCTGCAAGTACGCCCAGGGAGCCGACAGCGTGGAGCCCATGTTCAAACACCTCAAGATGTCCTACGTGGGCCTGCAGCTCATCGTTGTGATCCTGCCTGGAAAGACTCCCGTCTATG CGGAGGTGAAGCGCGTTGGGGATACTCTCCTGGGTATGGCCACCCAGTGTGTCCAGGTGAAGAACGTGGTGAAGACGTCCCCCCAGACCCTGTCCAACCTCTGCCTCAAGATCAACGCCAAGCTAGGCGGCATCAACAACGTCCTGGTGCCCCATCAGAG GCCCTCCGTGTTCCAGCAGCCTGTCATCTTCCTGGGGGCGGACGTGACTCACCCTCCGGCGGGCGATGGCAAGAAACCGTCCATCGCAGCGGTGGTGGGCAGCATGGACGGCCACCCCAGCCGCTACTGCGCCACGGTGCGCGTGCAGACCTCGCGGCAGGACCTGGCCCAGGAGCAGCTCTACAGCCAGGAGGTCATCCAGGACCTCACCAACATGGTGCGCGAGCTGCTCATCCAGTTCTACAAGGCCACGCGCTTCAAGCCCACACGCATTATCTACTACCGAGGCGGGGTGTCCGAGGGACAGATGAAGCag GTGGCTTGGCCAGAGCTGATCGCCATCAGGAAGGCCTGTATTAGCCTGGAGGAGGACTACCGGCCGGGCATTACCTACATCGTGGTGCAGAAACGCCACCACACCCGCCTCTTCTGCTCCGACAAGGCTGAGCGG GTGGGGAAGAGTGGCAACGTCCCAGCAGGCACCACAGTCGACAGCACCATTACCCATCCCTCAGAGTTTGACTTCTACCTTTGCAGCCATGCGGGCATTCAG GGCACCAGCCGGCCCTCCCACTACCACGTCCTGTGGGATGACAACTGCTTCACGGCGGACGAGCTGCAGCTGCTCACCTACCAGCTGTGCCACACCTACGTGCGCTGCACCCGCTCCGTCTCCATCCCCGCGCCAGCCTACTACGCCCGCCTGGTGGCCTTCCGGGCACGCTACCACCTGGTGGACAAAGACCACGACAG TGCGGAGGGCAGCCATGTCTCGGGCCAGAGTAACGGTCGTGACCCTCTGGCCCTGGCCAAGGCGGTCCAGATTCATTATGACACCCAGCACACCATGTACTTCGCCTGA
- the ago4 gene encoding protein argonaute-4 isoform X5 yields the protein MEALGPESPPGPPAPTSLFQPPRRPGLGTVGKPIRLLANHFQVQIPKIDVYHYDIDIKPEKRPRRVNREVVDTMVRHFKMQIFGDRQPGYDGKRNMYTAHPLPIGRDRVDLEVTLPGEGKDQTFKVSLQWVSVVSLQMLIDALSGHHPEVPEDCVQALDVITRHLPSMRYTPVGRSFFSPPEGYYHPLGGGREVWFGFHQSVRPAMWNMMLNIDVSATAFYRAQPVIEFMCEVLDIQNINEQTKPLTDSQRVKFTKEIRVSVSGLSKGLKVEVTHCGQMKRKYRVCNVTRRPASHQTFPLQLENGQAMECTVAQYFKQKYSLQLKYPHLPCLQVGQEQKHTYLPLEVCNIVAGQRCIKKLTDNQTSTMIKATARSAPDRQEEISRLVKSNSMVGGPDPYLKEFGIVVHNDMTEVTGRVLPAPMLQYGGRGLSPQNKTVATPNQGVWDMRGKQFYAGIEIKVWAVACFAPQKQCREDLLKSFTDQLRKISKDAGMPIQGQPCFCKYAQGADSVEPMFKHLKMSYVGLQLIVVILPGKTPVYAEVKRVGDTLLGMATQCVQVKNVVKTSPQTLSNLCLKINAKLGGINNVLVPHQRPSVFQQPVIFLGADVTHPPAGDGKKPSIAAVVGSMDGHPSRYCATVRVQTSRQDLAQEQLYSQEVIQDLTNMVRELLIQFYKATRFKPTRIIYYRGGVSEGQMKQVAWPELIAIRKACISLEEDYRPGITYIVVQKRHHTRLFCSDKAERVGKSGNVPAGTTVDSTITHPSEFDFYLCSHAGIQGTSRPSHYHVLWDDNCFTADELQLLTYQLCHTYVRCTRSVSIPAPAYYARLVAFRARYHLVDKDHDSAEGSHVSGQSNGRDPLALAKAVQIHYDTQHTMYFA from the exons ATGGAAGCGCTCGGACCCG AATCTCCCCCAGGCCCGCCCGCCCCTACCTCCCTCTTTCAACCGCCGCGGCGGCCCGGCCTGGGCACCGTTGGGAAGCCGATTCGCCTGCTGGCCAATCACTTCCAGGTGCAGATCCCCAAGATCGACGTCTACCACTATGACATCGACATCAAGCCTGAGAAAAGACCACGGAGggtcaacag agagGTGGTTGACACCATGGTCAGGCACTTCAAGATGCAGATCTTTGGGGACCGGCAGCCTGGATACGATGGCAAGAGGAACATGTATACAGCCCATCCGCTGCCCATTGGAAGGGACCGG GTGGATCTCGAGGTGACTCTGCCAGGTGAAGGGAAGGACCAGACTTTCAAAGTGTCTCTGCAGTGGGTGTCCGTGGTGAGCCTGCAGATGCTCATTGATGCCCTTTCCGGTCATCATCCGGAGGTCCCAGAGGATTGTGTGCAGGCGCTGGATGTCATCACCCGTCATCTGCCCTCCATGAG ATACACCCCGGTCGGCCGCTCTTTCTTCTCTCCGCCCGAGGGCTACTACCACCCCCTCGGTGGAGGCAGGGAGGTGTGGTTCGGCTTCCATCAGTCCGTCCGCCCAGCTATGTGGAACATGATGCTCAACATTGATG TTTCAGCCACTGCCTTCTACCGAGCCCAGCCTGTCATCGAGTTCATGTGTGAAGTCTTGGACATCCAGAACATCAATGAGCAGACCAAACCCCTCACAGATTCGCAACGTGTCAAGTTCACCAAGGAGattagag tttctgtttctgGGCTTTCTAAAGGACTGAAAGTGGAGGTCACCCACTGCGGTCAGATGAAGAGGAAGTACCGTGTGTGCAATGTTACCCGCCGCCCAGCCAGCCATCAGAC GTTCCCCCTCCAGCTAGAAAATGGCCAAGCCATGGAGTGCACTGTGGCTCAGTATTTCAAACAAAAGTACAGCCTGCAGCTCAAATACCCCCACCTTCCCTGCCTCCAGGTGGGGCAGGAACAGAAGCACACCTATCTGCCCCTGGAG gtttGTAATATAGTAGCAGGCCAACGGTGCATAAAGAAGCTGACGGATAACCAGACCTCCACTATGATCAAAGCCACAGCCCGCTCAGCACCCGACCGACAGGAGGAGATCAGCAGGCTG GTCAAAAGCAACAGTATGGTGGGCGGCCCCGACCCCTACCTGAAAGAGTTTGGCATAGTCGTGCACAACGACATGACGGAGGTCACCGGGCGAGTCCTCCCAGCGCCCATGCTGCAGTATGGGGGCCGG GGACTCTCTCCCCAGAACAAGACGGTGGCCACGCCCAATCAGGGCGTGTGGGATATGAGGGGGAAGCAGTTCTACGCCGGCATCGAGATCAAGGTGTGGGCTGTAGCCTGCTTCGCCCCTCAGAAGCAGTGCCGAGAGGACCTACTCAA GAGCTTCACAGACCAACTGAGGAAGATCTCGAAAGACGCTGGCATGCCCATCCAGGGACAGCCCTGCTTCTGCAAGTACGCCCAGGGAGCCGACAGCGTGGAGCCCATGTTCAAACACCTCAAGATGTCCTACGTGGGCCTGCAGCTCATCGTTGTGATCCTGCCTGGAAAGACTCCCGTCTATG CGGAGGTGAAGCGCGTTGGGGATACTCTCCTGGGTATGGCCACCCAGTGTGTCCAGGTGAAGAACGTGGTGAAGACGTCCCCCCAGACCCTGTCCAACCTCTGCCTCAAGATCAACGCCAAGCTAGGCGGCATCAACAACGTCCTGGTGCCCCATCAGAG GCCCTCCGTGTTCCAGCAGCCTGTCATCTTCCTGGGGGCGGACGTGACTCACCCTCCGGCGGGCGATGGCAAGAAACCGTCCATCGCAGCGGTGGTGGGCAGCATGGACGGCCACCCCAGCCGCTACTGCGCCACGGTGCGCGTGCAGACCTCGCGGCAGGACCTGGCCCAGGAGCAGCTCTACAGCCAGGAGGTCATCCAGGACCTCACCAACATGGTGCGCGAGCTGCTCATCCAGTTCTACAAGGCCACGCGCTTCAAGCCCACACGCATTATCTACTACCGAGGCGGGGTGTCCGAGGGACAGATGAAGCag GTGGCTTGGCCAGAGCTGATCGCCATCAGGAAGGCCTGTATTAGCCTGGAGGAGGACTACCGGCCGGGCATTACCTACATCGTGGTGCAGAAACGCCACCACACCCGCCTCTTCTGCTCCGACAAGGCTGAGCGG GTGGGGAAGAGTGGCAACGTCCCAGCAGGCACCACAGTCGACAGCACCATTACCCATCCCTCAGAGTTTGACTTCTACCTTTGCAGCCATGCGGGCATTCAG GGCACCAGCCGGCCCTCCCACTACCACGTCCTGTGGGATGACAACTGCTTCACGGCGGACGAGCTGCAGCTGCTCACCTACCAGCTGTGCCACACCTACGTGCGCTGCACCCGCTCCGTCTCCATCCCCGCGCCAGCCTACTACGCCCGCCTGGTGGCCTTCCGGGCACGCTACCACCTGGTGGACAAAGACCACGACAG TGCGGAGGGCAGCCATGTCTCGGGCCAGAGTAACGGTCGTGACCCTCTGGCCCTGGCCAAGGCGGTCCAGATTCATTATGACACCCAGCACACCATGTACTTCGCCTGA